Genomic segment of Myxococcus stipitatus:
GGACAGACGCCATTCGACCGCATCTTCGGCAAGCCCTTCTTCGACTACCTCAACCACGACCCCGCCCAGGGCGCCGTCTTCCACCAGGGCATGTCCAGCCTCTCCGACCTGGAGAACGGCGCCATCGCCGCCAGCTATGACTTCACGAGGCTGGGCAGCGTGGTGGACGTGGGCGGTGGGCACGGGGGCTTCCTCATCGAGGTGCTCAAGCTCGCGCCCCAGGTGCGCGGTGTCCTCTTCGACCATGGACAGGTGCTCGCGGGCTCGCGCATCGCCCAGGCGGGGTTCTCCGAGCGGTGTGCCCTGGTGGAGGGAGACTTCTTCCAGGCCGTCCCCAAGGGCGCCGAGGCCTACGTCCTCAAGCGCATCCTCCATGACTGGAACGACGAGACGTGCGTCCGCATCCTCCGCAACTGCCGCGAGGCCATGGCGGAAGGCGGGCGTGTCCTCGTCCTCGACACCGTCATTCCTCCGGGCAACGCGCCGCACGGAGGCAAGGTGCTGGACGTGATGATGCTGGCGTCACTGCCAGGACGGGAGCGCACCGAGGAGGACTTCCGCAAGCTCTTCGCTCAGGCGGGGCTGAAGCTCTCGCGCATCCTCCCCACGCCCAGCGCCCTGAGCATCACGGAGGCGGTCGCGGCCTGAGGTCCCCGCTGAAGAAAAATCCGAGGCCCTGAATCCTTTCGGGCGCGACGTGACTTCTCCTCGTACAAGGAGGACGTCATGAAGCGAAATGTGGGGAATCTGGAGCGGCTGTTCAGGGCCTTGGGGGGCGTGGGGTTGCTGGTGTGTGCGGTCATGGCACCGCTTCCGTTGGCGGTCCGGCTCGCGGCCTGCGGAGGGCTGGGGGTGTATCTGCTCTTCACGGCCCTGGCGGGGAGCTGCCTGGGTTATGCGCTGATGGGGCGCTCGACGTGCCCCCTTGAGCCTGGACGTTGATGGGCGCCGCACACACAGAGCTGCTCGCCGCCGCGGCAAGGGGGGATGACGAAGCCCTTGCCGCGTTGGTGCGTGCGTATCACGACCGGGTGTACCGGTTCGGCCTGCGGGTGTGCCGGGACGGGTACGATGCGGACGATGCCGTCCAGGAGGCCTTCACGAAGCTCGCGAGGCGCCCCGAGGTGCAGCGAGATGCTGGCGTCCTCTCGTGGCTGATGAGTGTGGTGCGTCATGCGTGCCTGCGGATGCTCCGCCCCTTCGTCCGCGAGCGGCGGGCCCTGGGCGCGGAGCCCGAGGGGGAGGCGGTCCTCGAATCCGAGGCGGTCGACCCACAGCAGGCGCTCGAGCGATGGGAGCTCATCCAGGCCGTCCATGCGGCCATCGCGAGCCTCGCCCCCGTCTACCGAGAGGTGCTCATCATGCGAGACCTCGAGGGCCTGTCCGGCGACGAGGTCTGCAAGGCCCTGGGGTTGGAGCTGGCCACCATGAAGACCCGGCTGCACCGGGCCCGGGGGCAGCTGCGCGAGGAGCTGCTCCGACGTGGCGCGTGGCATCGACCCGAGGGGTGACACCCCGCGGGCGGACACGGGCAACAAAGAGCGTCATGCTCCAATCCATCGAGCGTCCGTGGCGTCGAGGAGACCCGCGATGAAGCCTTCAGGAGTCGATGCCCTTGTCGCCGCCGCCCGTGGAGCCCCCGCCGAGTCCGTGCTCGTCGTCACGGGCGCTGGCATCAGCCTGGCCAGCGGCATTCCGACGTTTCGAGGAACAGACCCCGGCGCGGTGTGGGCGAACGAGGTCATGGAGAAGGGGACGCGGGCCTTCTTCAAGCGGGCGCCTGACGAGTCCTGGCAGATCTACCTGCGCCGCTTCGAGCTGGCGCGAGGCGCGCGGCCGAACCCCGCACACCTGGCGTTGGTCGAGTGGGAGGCGTGGCAGGAGCGACAGGGCCGGGGCTTCGCCCTCGTCACGCAGAACGTCGACTCCCTGCACGAGCGGGCTGGGAGTCGGGCGTTGGTGAAGGTGCACGGGAGCCTCGACAAGGCACGGTGCACCGCGCGGGGGTGCAAGCTGGGACCTCCGAGAGGCACGGTGCCGCTCGAGTCGGTGGACTTCGGGGCCTTTCATGCGGACCCACGCCCGGAGACCTTGCCGCGCGGCCCTGTCTGCGACAGCCGGCTGCGGCCGCACATCCTCTGGTTCGATGAGAACTACACCGAGCACGAGGGCTACGAAATCGAGCGCGTGTTCGCACTGGCGCGGCAGGCCCGGCTGGTCGTCTTCGTCGGGACCTCGTTCTCGGTGGGGGTGACGGAGCACATCCGTGCCATCGCGGGGAAACGTGACGCTCGCATGTTCAGCATCGACCCGGCCAACGCGACTCCGGCCAAGAACATCGAAACGGTGACGGCACGCGCGGAGGACCTGCTGCCGGAGCTGGTGCAATTCCTTTCCTCGAAAGGCTGAGCCACGAAAACCCTGACAATGGCTGTCTGCTTGTAGTCAGGGCCATTCTCTATCTTGCGTCCGGCCGCGGCCTTTTCCTGGAGGATGCGACTGGAGACACCTACCTCCGTCTCTACAGCCCCAACGGCACGCAGGTGGCCTTCAGTGACAACGCCTGCGCTGGGGGGGCGCACTTCGTCTACACCGTGCCGGCGGGCGCCGAGGGCAACGACCAGCTCCGCGCTGGCTGCGCTTCGAATACCCGCTGCACGGGCACCGTGGCTTGGACGCTCAACCCGCCGACGCCGGGGTCAGGGACACTCGTCTACCACGCGAGCAACACCCACAGCGCCAGTGTGGGCACGGTGAACAAAGTCCTCATCGTGACGGCCGGACAGCCCCTCACGCTGGGAACCTGCGGGGTGACGGGCGCGACGTTCTCCGGTGACACCTACCTGCGGCTCTTCGGCCCGACTGGCCAGCAGGTCGCGTTCAGCGATGACGCATGTGGAGGCGTGGGGTCGAACTTCGTCTACACGGTCCCGCTGACTGGCGCCGGGAGCTACCAGCTCCGGGCCGGGTGCTACTCCAACAACACCTGCGGAGGCACCGTGGCCTGGACCCTCCGATAGCGTGGCGGTGACTCCACCCCTCCCCCGGGAGGGGTATGGCGGACTCGATGTCCGGCAGGGAGACTCGCGCTACCCTGCCGGCACTCGAGGCCATGCTCTCCCAACCCTTCCTGACCCAGCTCGACTCTCGCGCCGCCATCAAGGGGTCGAGAGATCCTCTCGGTGTCCAGTCCCTCTGGTCCCGGCTCGGGCGCCACGTCGTCGCGAACCTGACGACGGTGAGCACCTCGGTGAGAGACTTCACCGTCCTCCTGCTCGGGCACTACTTCGTCGAACGTGTCGCCGACGCAGGCGGCTCCGAGGGGGACCTCGCGACCTTCCTGAAGTGGGAGCAGCTGGCCGCGTACGCCCGCACCCTCGTCAACGAGGACCGGAGCTACCGCGGCACCGAGCGGGTGGCCCGACGACTCGCGGAGGGAGAGCGCATCCACCTGGGCACCGACTCGGGCGCGCAGATTCTCGGCAACCAGCGCATCTACGGGCTCTGGGGTCTCTACACCGTGCCCGCCCGCGCCTCCCGTCTCCTCGAAGGCGAGCCCACACGGCTCACCCCGGACGCCCGAGACGCCGTGGAGCGACACCTGCTCCCCCTGCTCGAACAACAAGGTGCCCGCACGGTGTCCGGCATCATCGACCGCCTGCGCGCCCCCCGCCATCCGCTCGATTACCGCGAGCACTCTCGCGACGCGCCCATCCTCAAGGGCATTGGCGCCATCCTGAAGAAGGTCCGCGCGGGGGAACGCCAGCTCTACCGGGAGCATCTCCTCCACGGAGGCCCCGCGGACCTCGATGCGTCGCGCGGAACCCGAGGCCAGCAGCGCCTGTTCGCGGAGCTGCTCACGGAGACCTTGGAGGACGAGGACTGGGTCCTCACCCCCAAGAGCCTCGAAGCCCTCTCACATCGCGCGATGAAGCGCGGAGAGCTGGGCGAGCAGCTCGCGGCCAGCCTCGACCGCATTCGCACCATGGAGCTCTTGTTCGCCCCCGCCGTGGCACTCTTCGAGCACCTGCTCGGCTGTCATGAACAAGCCCCCTCGGCGATTGCCTCGAGCGTGCGCAAGCACTGGGGCACCGCCCCGCGAGGCACCCTCAACCTCGAGGCGATACGAAAGCTGGAGCCCGAGCTGCGAACCCCCGGCGACGACGACTCCAGCCAGCGCTGGCTCCGCCTCGCCGAGTCCCTCCATGCGAGCCAATACGAAGAAGCCCTCCACCAGCTCATGTCGCAGAATGAAGCCGTGATGAAGGCCCGTGGAGCGGCGGCCTGGACCACGCTCAAGAATGGCAAGCTCCACGTGCGGCTCCGGGATGAGCACCTGGGCCGGCTCCCCGACGCCAAGGCCCTGCCGAGCTACTGGCGCCATGCCTACTTCATCGAGGCGCTGAGGAACGTCGCAGCCGACCTCCGAGGCACGCCATGAGCAACCTTCCGCGCTCGGTCCTCTCCGAGCACTTCCTGGAGCGAATGAAGGGACGAAGGCTCATCTCGGCCCTCTTCACCACCTTCCGCTTCGAGCCCGGCTTCTTCGAGGCCGAAGTCCTCCCCATCTTCTTCGACATCGCCCTCAGCCACGCGCCCGCCATCAAGCTCGTTCAGTTGGAAGAAGCGCTCCGCCCGCTGTCCGGGAGCATCGCCGTCTACTACGACGCGCACGGCCTCGTGCCCGAGGGGGGCACGGCGAGGCTCGACCTCCGCCGCATCCCCATTCGACATCCCACGGGCATCTTCCATCCCAAGAATGTCCTCGCGCTCGTCGAGGACGTGGAGCCCGGCCCGGACGGCAAGCACGCCAGGACCCTGCTCTGTGGATGCGCGTCGGCCAACCTCACGCGCGCGGGTTGGTGGGAGAACGTGGAGGCGGCCCATGTCGAGGAGGTTGATGAAGGCGCTCCGTCCCCCTTGCGCACCTCGCTCCTGCGATACCTCGATGCGCTGGTCAGTGCCGCCGAGGGGCGTCGCGTGAACGACGAACTCCGAGCCACCCATGGAGCCGTCCGCGACCTCCGCGAGTTCCTGCGTGGCACGACTCAACAGGAGGAGACGTTTGCCGATGTCCGGCTCCTTCCCAGCTTCCACCAGGGGGAAGCCTCCCTTCCCGACTTCCTCGAGGACGCCACGGGAAAGCTCCTCCGTGGGCTTTGCCTCGAAGTCATCTCTCCTTACTTCGACGAAGGAGGCGAGTCGGCACCGCTCACGGACCTCCTGTCGCGCTTCACACCTCGGGAGACGCGCGTGTTCCTCCCTCGGAATGACCGGGGAGAAGCCCTGTGCTCCGAGCAGCTGTTCACCTGGCTGAGCGCACTGCCGGACGTGAGCTGGGGGACGCTGCCCTCGGACCTGTTGCGGCTGGGCAAGTCCGAGGATGCGCGGCAGCGCACGGTCCACGCGAAGGTCTATCGCTTCTTCGAGCCCAAGCGCCGCGGACGCGAGTTCATCTTCGTCGGCTCACCGAATCTGACGACCGCGGCCTTTCGCCTCACGGGGCGCGGCGGCAATTGGGAGACGGGCTTCCTCGTCGAGGTCACCTCCGAGTCCCGTCCCGACTGGTGGCTGGAGACCGAGACCCGACGGCCACCGGTCTTCTCGCCTCGGGAGGAAACAGAAGGCGCCGCGACGGATGGCGGCACGAAGCTCATGCTGCGCTTTCACTGGGACACCCAAGCGGCCTTCGCGTTCTGGGCGGACACGACGCCCTCTCCCGCGTTGTCCGTGAGAAACGGCGGCGTCTCCCTGCTGGAGCTCTCCAACCTCGCGCCTCGGACCTGGGTTCCCCTCGATGCCACGCAGGCGCAACAGCTGGAGACGACCCTTCATGCCACCTCGCTCCTCGAGGTGGTGGGTGAAAGACCCCAACCCGGATTCCTCCTCGTGCAGGAAGAAGGGATGTTCAAGCGCCCCTCGCTGCTGCTCGACCTCAGCGCCGCGGATATCCTCCGCTACTGGGCGCTGCTCACCGTCGAGCAGCGCGCGGCCTTCATCGAGGCCCGGGCCCACATCACGGGCGATGACGACCCGCTCATCACCCGGCTGGCGCCGCTGCCCACCGAAGTCACGCTGTTCGACCGCTTCGCCGGCATCTTCCATGCCTTCGAGTGCCTGGACAAACACGTCCGGGAGGCGCTCGGGCAGAAGCGGACCCGCGAGGCCGACTACCGCCTGTTCGGCAAGAAGTACGACTCGCTGGGCAGTCTGCTCGAGCGCGTCCTGAAGGACTCGCGCGCGGGCAAGGGAGAGCGCGTCGACCACTACGTCGTCACCCTGTGCGCGAAGCAGCTGCTGCGCGAGCTGGGCCGGGCGCATCCCGAGTACTGGGCGGAGCATCGCGACGACGTCCGTGCGCTCGAGGCCCAGTTGGCGGAAGCGGCGCCCCTACGAGAGGCCCTGGCCAGCGGGAACGCGGAGATGCCAGCCTTCCTCGACTGGTTCGAGCGGTGGTTCATCCAACGCGCGGAAGCTCTTCCCGAGGAGGAGCAGTCATGATCGACCTGGACACCGCCCGCTCGCTGCTCGACTTCGGCAAGCGGATGAGTACGGGCCACCACCGCGCGGAGGAACAGCTGCGCGGGGCCGTGGCCGTCCACAACATCCTTCGCAAGCACCGCCTTGCCTATCTCGCCGACGAGGTGGGCATGGGCAAGACGTACGTGGCACTGGGCGCCCTCGCCCTCTTCCGCCACTTCAATCCGGGCTTCAGGGTCCTGGTCATCACCCCGCGCGAGAACATCCAGCGAAAGTGGCAGAAGGAGCTCACGATCTTCGCCGCGCACAACGTGCGCTTCGACGACCTCCGGATGCGCGCGCTCGATGGTCGCCCTGCCCGACCCCTCGTCGACTGCGGCAACCTGCTCGAGCTGGTCCACGAGACGAGCATCGACCCGAACCGGGACTTCTTCGTCCGGATGTCGAGCTTCAGCCTCCCCGTTGGAAAAGCGAGCGAGGGCTGGACGGCGCTGCGCGACGGGCTGAGACGACACCTGCCCTGGCTGCGGGACGAAGCCTTCGACCTGCGCAACAAAGAGGTCTTCAAGAGGAACTTCGCTCGGGCGCTGTGCTGCGCACTGCCGAAGTTCGACCTCGTCATCGTCGACGAGGCCCACAACCTCAAGCACGGATTCAACCTCTCGGGCTCCTCGCGTAACCAGGTGCTGGCGGAGGCGTTCGGCCGCCATGCACCGGAGGACGCCCCGGACCTCCGCCTCTTCCCGGGCTACGGGCCTCGGGCCGAGCGAGTGCTGTTCCTGTCAGCCACGCCGCTCGAGGAGACCTACCGGCACGTCTGGAACCAGCTCGACCTGTTCGGGCTCGCGGGAGGCTTTCGCGAGCTGCGCGACGACCAGGTCCCCGAAGAGCGCAAGAAGGAGGTCGCGGGCCAGTTCCTCGTCCGGCGCGTGACGTCCATGCGAATCGCGGGGCGCGAGCACACCAAGAACATGTACCGGCGGGAGTGGCGCTCCGGGGGTGTCCATCAACACGACGAGCCCATCACCGTGTCGGACGACCGGCAGCGGCTGCTCGTCGCGCTGGTGCAGAAGAAGGTGAGTGAGCTGCTGAGCGGCAAGCAGTTCAACCACTCGTTCCAGATTGGCATGCTCGCCTCGTTCGAGAGCTTCCTCGAGACCGCGAAGCTGCGACGCCAGGATGACGAGGAGAGCATCTTCGACGACTCGGAGCAGTCCGACCTCGCCCAGGAGCGAGAGGGAATCGACGTTCGCGCACTGAACCAACTGGCAGACAGGTATCGGCGCAAGTTCGGGCGCGAGATGCCCCACCCCAAGATGGATGCCGTCGTCGACAGCCTCGCGTCCGCGTGGGTGACGGGCAAGAAGGCGCTGGTGTTCGTCCGGCGTGTCGCCTCGGTCAGGGAGCTGAAGCGCAAGCTCGACGAGCGCTATGACGACTGGCTGATTCCCCACCTGCGCGCACGACTTCCGGAAGGGCTGCGGGCGCGCTTCGATGAGGTCGTCGCCGAGTATCGGCTCGAGAAGAGCGCCGCGGAGCGGACCCGTCACGAGGGGAGCTCGTCACCCCAGGACGTGGTCGGCACGGATGTGGAGGTGGATGACCGAGGCGGCACGGACACCTTCTTCGCCTGGTTCTTCCGAGGAGAAGGTCCCAAGGGCGTGCTGAGCGGAGCCAACATCCAGGCCCGCTTCATCAAGGGAAGCGGCGCCTACTCGACGTTCTTCGCGGACAACACCGTGATGGCGCTGCTGGGCGCCGAGCCCGAGCAGGTGCTCAACGCGCTGGCCGCCACCCTCCAGCTCTCACGGGAGGAGACGACGGAGCGACTGCGCCAGCGGGCCGCGAAGTACCTGAGCCGCAAAGCCAAGGTCGTCACCCGCGCCAGTCGCATGGAGGCGGCGCAGGCCGCGGCGCTCGAGCTGCTCCAGGAAGGCGCAACGGGGACTCTGGCCGTCCAGGCGCAGGTCATCTGGGACGAGCGATACAGGACATCGATGTCTCGCGAGCCCGCGACCGAGGCCCCCCAGGAGCTCGCCTCCGCCCTCGAGCGCACCACGTTCTTCAACGAGCTGCGCCGCCCCGAGCGCGCGGAGCTTCGAGCACGCATCTGGCCCCAGCCCGCGAGCCGAGGAGATACCGTCGAGGACTTCCGGAGCCAGTACCGCGAGCAGGTGCTGCGCGCGGAGCTGCTCGCGGTGGCCGCACGGCTCGGGCATGCCTTCATCGACCTGTACGTCGCGGCGATGGCGGGCCGCACCACCCTGGCCATCCACCGACGCGGCGAACAAGCCGCCGAGCATCTCGACGACGCCGATGAGCGGGAGCTGGAGACCGGAGGCGGGCGGCTGCTGCGCGAGTACCTCGACCTCCTCGAGTCCCAGCTCCGCGCCACCACGCCGCGCCCCTGGGGGGCGCTCGACGAGCTGACGGACATCGCCGGGAACCTCGAGCTGATTCTCGACGTGAACGTCCCGGATGCACGCACGACGCCGCTCGGCGAGTCCGCGCGCTACGTGGCGAGCCTGCTTCGCCAACAGCAGCCCACGGGCGGCATGGCGGGACACGTCAACCAGACACTGGTCCGCCAGTTCCGGATGCCGGGCTATCCCTTCGTCCTCGTCACCACGGACCTGCTCCAGGAAGGCGAGGACCTGCACACGTTCTGCTCGTCGGTCCACCACTACGGAATCTCGTGGACGCCCTCGGCGATGGAGCAGCGCGTGGGGCGCATCGACCGCGTCCGCTCGCAGTCGGACCGACGGCTCTCCGCGCTTGGAGGCGAACCGCGGGGCGAGGACTGCCTCCAGGTCTACCTCCCCCACCTCCAGGACACGGTGGAGGTCCTCCAGGTGCAACGGGTCCTGGAGCGCATGAACACCTTCCTTCGACTGATGCATGAGGGGCTGACGGTGTCCGCGCCCGACCAGCGGCGCATCGACGTGGGGCGGGAGATGGTCGCGGCCCGGAAGCAGGTCGACCGGCTCAGCGGCCCGCTCAAGAGCGCCTTCCCCATTCCTCCGTGGGCCACGCAGGGAGACAAGACGGCCCTGGCGGTCGAGGACTCGTTCGGCGTCCGCGTCCGCGAGCGCTTCGAGCGACTCCAGCACCTCTCGATGGAAGGCACACACGTCACCTGGGCCTCCCATCCCCCCAAGGGCTCGCTGCTGGGGACCGTCACCCTCCCGACGGGCCGGGTCCAGCCCTTCACACTGATGCTCAAGTCCGAGCAAGGGCACCCCGTGGTCCGTTGCATCAGCCCCATCGGCCGGACCGAGCCGGACGAGGACCCGGAGCCCATCGCCTCACGCGGCGCGCGAATCTCCTCTCGCATCGGCGCGATTCTCACCAAGCAGGCGCGGCTCTATGACCTGACCGTCGAGGACGATGTGGTGCTCGGCGCGCCCGAGCATGACGCCACCCGCGTGAGGCTGCTGGTGCGCCGGGTCACGGAGCAGGCGGACCGGATGGAACAGGAACACTTCGACGATGGCCGCGACGCGAGGCTCGATGCCTTCGAAGCCGAGCTCCGAGAGGAGGGCAGCCGTGGGCTCTGACTGGCGAGCACTCTGTCGCGGCTCGCGCGTGACCATCGACGGCGACGAGCTCATCGTCGACTTCGAGAACCAGCGCAGCCACCGCGTCCGCGTCCGCGAGACCGACGAGGTCATCGAGTTCCATGCCGTCGTCGCTCGCTCCGCCGCCGTGCGAGACATCTCCGACCTCCCGCTGCGGCTCTGGCGATACAACCGAGCTTCCCAGCTCGTCAGCTTCCGGCTCGACACCCGAGGACGGGTGTACGCCGAAGGCTGGGTCCCCAAGGCGGGGCTCACCGCCGAGGAGTTCCAGCTCACCCTCCGCCATGTCGCCGCCGAGAGCGACCGTCTGGAGTACCTCCTGACAGGGCGAGACACGGAGTAGTCGCACAGGGCGGTGAGGTGGAAATTACCCAGGCCCTTCTCGATTCCACCGGCTCTCGCGGACCACCTGTCTGGTGAGACAGGCGCCTGGGTTCCTCTCGAAAGCCAAGCGAGCCATGGGCACGGCCGGATGTCTTTGATGACGACGTGTGACGTCGTTTCGTGGCCGTCTCACACGCATGCGTCACCAGCACTGTCGCCAGATAAATCGAATGAAATCGTAATTCCCCCCTTGGAAATCACTGCCTGATCACAGCAGCATGGCGGCAGCAAGAGGGGGAAAACAATTTGAGTACGATCAAGCGCGACTCGCTGCCGCTGCCGCTTCCACCGCCACCCAAGCCTCAGGCGGCGTCGAAACCACCGGCCCCACCGCCAGCACCACCACCACCGCCGCCACCGCCCGCACCCAAGCCTCAGCGCGCTGGCTTCTTCGGCGGCGACACCGTGTCTCGCGCCCCGCAGACGGCCACTCCGAGCCGCTCTCGCAGCAACCTGCTCGCCATGGATGGCGTCGTGACGCCCTCCACCACGGCCATGGCGCCCGCCACCACCCTGCTGACCGAGAACACCCGCGATGGTCAGCGCAACTGTCTGGACGCGGTGGGCGACTGGCTCGCCCTCGCCACGCCCCAGTTGCGCGCGCGCAGCGAGGTCCTCCTCCTGCGAGACACACGCTCCGGAGCCCAGGGCAGCGCCGGCCACGCCGTCATCCGGCAGGGTGAGTCCATCTTCGACCCGTCCACCGGCCGCACCTACGCGAACTTCAAGGAGTTCAACGCCGCCGGCAACTACCAGCTCGTCCACACCACGAGCGGCGCGGCCATGAATCGCGTGCTGAGCGCGCCTCCGGGCTCAGCCGAGCGCCAGCAGGCCCTGGATGCCGCGCGCATCCCGGCCTCGGTGCAGAACATGCTCCTGGCCGACACCAACGAGGGGCGCCCCCTCACCCCGGACCAGCAGGCCGCTCTCGACGCGGCGGTCAGGGCCCTGCCGCCCTACCCCTCCGCGCAGCAGATTGGCGCGCTCATCCACGACCAGGACGCGTTCTGGCTCGACTCCGGAGAGGAGAACCCCCAGGCGTTCGCCGCGCTCACCACCGCGATGGCCTCGCGCTATGCGCCGCTTCGCGGCCCCCAGGCCGACCTCCAGGGCTTCAACGCCGCCATGGAGCAGCTCTCCGTGGCCGCCGGAGGCTTCACGCCCCAGATGTCCGCCGCGCTCGCCACCGCCGCGATGGACCCGGCCCTCGCCGCTCGCGGTGTCCACACGGGCGAGGTCGCCGCGTGGGCCCTGAGCTCCGCCACCACGCCCGACGCCGCCCAGGCCGTGCTCGACGCCGTCGGCCCCGACCGCATGGAGTCGTTCGTCACGTCGCTGGGCCTCAACCCGGCCAACTCGAGCGACCCGACGTTCCTGAACAGCGGCAGCCGCATGCTCGCGCTCCGCGACTTCATGAACGTGGCCGCCACGCTGGCCATCAACACCAGCGCCCCCAATGGCGCACAGGCGAAGTTCTTCCTCACCGTCGCCCAGCAGGCCGGGCCCATGCCCATGGAGCAGGCGTCGTTCCGCGAGGCCCTCGGCAAGGGGCTCGGCGCGGTGTATGCGATGGGCAACCCGGCCCAGGCCGCCACCGAATCCGCGCGCATGGGCGAGCTGCTGCGCAACGGCCACGTCGGCGACCTGCTCCAGGGCGCCACGGCCGAGCAGCGGCAGGGGCTGTACGTCGCGTTCCTCGACAACCCCCAGCTCACCTCGCAGCTGGTGGACCACCACAACGGCAACCTCGCCACCGCCGTGGCCTTCATCCAGCTCGAGTCCCTCACCGAGGGACTCACGGGCGCCTTCGGCCCGAATGGCCAGGTCCCCCTGGGCGCGGATGGCCAGCCGCTCATCCCGCCCGACGCGCAGATTCCCACGCCGCCTCCGGACGTGCTGGCGCGCCACCCCGCCATCGCCGCGCTCGGCACGCCCCTGCACGCGGCCACCGTGGCCCAGGCCATCCAGGCCGGGAAGCTCTCGTCCGCGCAGGCCGCTGACTACCTCGATGACCTCGCCACCTATTCGAGCGGGCTCGCCGACCCGGACCTGGCGCGCCATGGCGCGGATGGCCTCACCTCCGCCGCCATCAACGTCCTCAATGGCGGCAACCCCATCGAGAACTCCCGCCTCGACGAGTACGCCGCGCTCAACGCCAACAGCCTCTCCGAGCTCGCCGACCAGGTCCGCGCGTCCAACGACCCGGCCTACATCGCCCAGGCCGTGACGGCCGGCAGCACGCAGGACGCCACCTTCCGCGCCAGCCTCCCCCGCTACGGCGACGCCATCGCCGCCATGGGTGAGAACGTCCAGAACCGGCGCCGCGCCATCATCGCCGGCGTGGGGCTGGTGACGTCCATGGCGGCCCCCATCCTCGCCGCGGCGGCCATCCCCGCGGGCGCGACGCTCACGGTGGGCGGCGTCACGCTGGGCACCGCCACGCTCCAGGCGGGCACCGCGGGCCTCACGACCAGCGTCGTCAGCACCGCGCTCAACGCGGGCAACATGTACGACGCCACGGGACAGCTCCACCTGGGCAACGCGGTGGCCGGGGGCGTGGTGGACGGGCTGACCACGTACTTCGGCA
This window contains:
- a CDS encoding methyltransferase, yielding MTTPTVHPAQRIVDLGFGFILSGALSSVAELGVADKLVQGPRSAASLAEELGVHAQSLYRVLRLLASVEVFSEDEAGLFSLTPAAEYLRGDAPGSLRAAVRMLTQRIFWAPTGELVDTVRSGQTPFDRIFGKPFFDYLNHDPAQGAVFHQGMSSLSDLENGAIAASYDFTRLGSVVDVGGGHGGFLIEVLKLAPQVRGVLFDHGQVLAGSRIAQAGFSERCALVEGDFFQAVPKGAEAYVLKRILHDWNDETCVRILRNCREAMAEGGRVLVLDTVIPPGNAPHGGKVLDVMMLASLPGRERTEEDFRKLFAQAGLKLSRILPTPSALSITEAVAA
- a CDS encoding DUF2892 domain-containing protein; the encoded protein is MKRNVGNLERLFRALGGVGLLVCAVMAPLPLAVRLAACGGLGVYLLFTALAGSCLGYALMGRSTCPLEPGR
- a CDS encoding RNA polymerase sigma factor, yielding MGAAHTELLAAAARGDDEALAALVRAYHDRVYRFGLRVCRDGYDADDAVQEAFTKLARRPEVQRDAGVLSWLMSVVRHACLRMLRPFVRERRALGAEPEGEAVLESEAVDPQQALERWELIQAVHAAIASLAPVYREVLIMRDLEGLSGDEVCKALGLELATMKTRLHRARGQLREELLRRGAWHRPEG
- a CDS encoding SIR2 family NAD-dependent protein deacylase, whose amino-acid sequence is MKPSGVDALVAAARGAPAESVLVVTGAGISLASGIPTFRGTDPGAVWANEVMEKGTRAFFKRAPDESWQIYLRRFELARGARPNPAHLALVEWEAWQERQGRGFALVTQNVDSLHERAGSRALVKVHGSLDKARCTARGCKLGPPRGTVPLESVDFGAFHADPRPETLPRGPVCDSRLRPHILWFDENYTEHEGYEIERVFALARQARLVVFVGTSFSVGVTEHIRAIAGKRDARMFSIDPANATPAKNIETVTARAEDLLPELVQFLSSKG
- a CDS encoding DEAD/DEAH box helicase family protein, which gives rise to MIDLDTARSLLDFGKRMSTGHHRAEEQLRGAVAVHNILRKHRLAYLADEVGMGKTYVALGALALFRHFNPGFRVLVITPRENIQRKWQKELTIFAAHNVRFDDLRMRALDGRPARPLVDCGNLLELVHETSIDPNRDFFVRMSSFSLPVGKASEGWTALRDGLRRHLPWLRDEAFDLRNKEVFKRNFARALCCALPKFDLVIVDEAHNLKHGFNLSGSSRNQVLAEAFGRHAPEDAPDLRLFPGYGPRAERVLFLSATPLEETYRHVWNQLDLFGLAGGFRELRDDQVPEERKKEVAGQFLVRRVTSMRIAGREHTKNMYRREWRSGGVHQHDEPITVSDDRQRLLVALVQKKVSELLSGKQFNHSFQIGMLASFESFLETAKLRRQDDEESIFDDSEQSDLAQEREGIDVRALNQLADRYRRKFGREMPHPKMDAVVDSLASAWVTGKKALVFVRRVASVRELKRKLDERYDDWLIPHLRARLPEGLRARFDEVVAEYRLEKSAAERTRHEGSSSPQDVVGTDVEVDDRGGTDTFFAWFFRGEGPKGVLSGANIQARFIKGSGAYSTFFADNTVMALLGAEPEQVLNALAATLQLSREETTERLRQRAAKYLSRKAKVVTRASRMEAAQAAALELLQEGATGTLAVQAQVIWDERYRTSMSREPATEAPQELASALERTTFFNELRRPERAELRARIWPQPASRGDTVEDFRSQYREQVLRAELLAVAARLGHAFIDLYVAAMAGRTTLAIHRRGEQAAEHLDDADERELETGGGRLLREYLDLLESQLRATTPRPWGALDELTDIAGNLELILDVNVPDARTTPLGESARYVASLLRQQQPTGGMAGHVNQTLVRQFRMPGYPFVLVTTDLLQEGEDLHTFCSSVHHYGISWTPSAMEQRVGRIDRVRSQSDRRLSALGGEPRGEDCLQVYLPHLQDTVEVLQVQRVLERMNTFLRLMHEGLTVSAPDQRRIDVGREMVAARKQVDRLSGPLKSAFPIPPWATQGDKTALAVEDSFGVRVRERFERLQHLSMEGTHVTWASHPPKGSLLGTVTLPTGRVQPFTLMLKSEQGHPVVRCISPIGRTEPDEDPEPIASRGARISSRIGAILTKQARLYDLTVEDDVVLGAPEHDATRVRLLVRRVTEQADRMEQEHFDDGRDARLDAFEAELREEGSRGL